From the Bacteroidia bacterium genome, one window contains:
- a CDS encoding 2-oxoglutarate dehydrogenase E1 component yields MDKFSYLSNADTSALEEMYKQYLKDVNSVDVSWRDFFEGFDFARKNYEDTGEVPENFKKEFNVINLINGYRSRGHLFTKTNPVRERRHYSPTLDIANFGLVDADLETVFQAGSQLGIGSAKLKDIIAHLEQTYCASIGVEYTYIRIPEIVDWLREKMESSKNTPHFNIEEKKTILNKINQAVVFENFLGTKFVGQKRFSLEGAEALIPALDTVIEVGAESGIDSFVIGMSHRGRLNVLANILNKTYKDIFTEFEGRESEDSLFEGDVKYHNGYSSDLFTNKGKQIHLSLTPNPSHLEAVDPVVEGIVRAKIDNLYNGNNSKIIPILIHGDAAIAGQGIVYEVVQMSQLEGYKTGGTIHLVVNNQIGFTTNYLDGRSSTYCTDVAKVVHAPVFHVNGDDAEAVVFVCQMAMEYRQKFHKDIFIDILCYRKYGHNEGDEPRFTQPLLYKLIAQHPNLREIYSKELEAQGEIEASLAKEMEVKFKDLLQSKLDEAKQTAKAKVTSFLEGVWKGLRMATPADFEKSPDTAVDKKIFLDLANKIVQLPPEKKFFTKIAKLFKDRKAMIDNDSYDWGMGELMAYATLLNEGIGVRLSGQDVERGTFSHRHAVVKIEDSEEEYIPLNHISDTQEKFSVYNSLLSEYGVLGFEYGYAFASPNRLTIWEAQFGDFFNGAQIIVDQFLTCAEYKWRRMNGLVMLLPHGYEGQGPEHSSGRMERFLQLSAEYNIQVANCTTPANLFHLLRRQQNRPFRKPLIVFTPKSLLRHPKCISSLKDFTTNGFQEVIDDVSAKAANIKKIVFCTGKIYYDLLEHQEKEGEDSIALVRIEQIYPLPLTQLKAILAKYNKAKEWLWVQEEPENMGAWTFIAMNFREVPLKVISRAASASPATGYHGMHEQQQEQIIEKVFEKVLVK; encoded by the coding sequence ATGGATAAGTTTTCCTACTTGAGCAATGCTGATACTTCCGCCTTGGAAGAAATGTACAAGCAGTATTTGAAAGATGTTAATTCGGTTGATGTTTCATGGCGAGATTTTTTCGAAGGTTTTGATTTTGCACGAAAAAACTATGAAGATACAGGCGAAGTTCCAGAAAATTTCAAGAAAGAATTTAACGTCATTAACTTGATTAATGGCTATCGCAGTCGCGGACATTTATTTACTAAAACCAATCCTGTTCGAGAAAGAAGGCATTATTCGCCCACGCTCGACATCGCTAATTTCGGACTTGTTGACGCAGATTTGGAAACGGTTTTTCAAGCCGGCTCACAACTCGGAATTGGGTCTGCGAAATTGAAAGATATCATCGCCCATTTGGAACAAACGTATTGCGCGTCTATTGGCGTGGAATACACGTATATTCGCATTCCGGAAATTGTAGATTGGCTGCGCGAGAAAATGGAATCGAGCAAAAATACGCCGCATTTCAACATCGAAGAAAAGAAAACAATTCTCAATAAAATTAATCAAGCTGTTGTTTTTGAAAATTTTCTGGGAACAAAATTTGTCGGACAAAAGCGTTTTTCTTTAGAAGGTGCAGAAGCCTTGATTCCTGCCTTAGATACCGTTATTGAAGTAGGAGCAGAGAGCGGAATTGACAGTTTCGTAATTGGAATGTCGCATCGCGGAAGATTGAATGTGTTGGCAAATATTTTGAATAAAACCTATAAAGATATTTTTACGGAATTTGAAGGAAGAGAATCGGAAGATTCATTGTTTGAAGGCGATGTAAAGTATCACAATGGCTATTCTTCGGATTTATTTACGAATAAAGGAAAACAAATTCACCTCAGTTTAACGCCCAATCCATCGCATTTAGAAGCGGTAGATCCAGTTGTGGAAGGAATAGTGCGCGCGAAAATTGATAATTTATACAACGGGAATAATTCCAAAATCATTCCGATTTTAATTCACGGAGATGCTGCTATTGCTGGACAAGGCATCGTTTACGAAGTGGTGCAAATGTCGCAATTGGAAGGGTATAAAACTGGCGGAACCATTCATTTGGTGGTGAACAATCAAATCGGATTTACAACCAATTATTTGGATGGTCGCTCAAGTACATATTGTACAGATGTGGCGAAAGTGGTACATGCGCCTGTGTTTCACGTAAATGGAGACGATGCAGAAGCGGTAGTTTTTGTTTGTCAAATGGCGATGGAATACCGTCAGAAATTTCACAAAGATATTTTTATTGACATTTTGTGTTATCGTAAATACGGTCATAACGAAGGCGATGAGCCACGTTTTACGCAACCTTTGTTGTATAAACTAATTGCGCAACATCCTAATTTGAGAGAAATTTATAGTAAAGAATTAGAAGCGCAAGGCGAAATAGAAGCCAGTTTAGCGAAAGAGATGGAGGTAAAATTCAAGGATCTTTTGCAAAGTAAATTAGATGAAGCCAAACAAACTGCTAAAGCAAAAGTAACTTCTTTCTTAGAAGGTGTTTGGAAAGGCTTGCGCATGGCGACTCCTGCTGATTTTGAAAAATCTCCTGACACAGCAGTAGATAAAAAAATATTTTTAGACCTCGCCAATAAAATTGTTCAACTGCCTCCTGAAAAAAAGTTTTTCACCAAGATTGCGAAACTGTTTAAGGATAGGAAAGCAATGATTGATAACGACAGTTACGATTGGGGAATGGGCGAATTGATGGCGTATGCGACTTTGTTAAACGAAGGAATTGGCGTGCGTTTGAGCGGACAAGATGTAGAACGCGGAACTTTTTCTCACCGTCATGCGGTTGTGAAAATTGAGGATTCGGAAGAAGAATACATTCCATTAAATCACATCAGCGATACGCAAGAAAAATTCTCCGTTTATAATTCCTTGCTTTCGGAATACGGCGTGTTGGGTTTTGAATACGGGTATGCGTTTGCATCGCCAAATCGACTCACCATTTGGGAAGCGCAATTCGGAGATTTTTTTAACGGCGCACAAATTATTGTGGATCAGTTTTTAACCTGTGCAGAATACAAGTGGCGTAGAATGAATGGCTTGGTAATGTTGCTGCCACACGGTTACGAAGGGCAAGGACCAGAACATTCCAGCGGACGTATGGAACGCTTTTTACAACTTTCGGCGGAATACAATATTCAAGTGGCGAATTGTACCACGCCGGCTAATTTGTTTCATCTCTTGAGAAGACAGCAAAACCGCCCTTTCCGTAAACCTTTAATTGTGTTTACTCCGAAAAGTTTATTGCGTCATCCAAAATGTATTTCCTCTCTAAAAGATTTTACTACGAATGGTTTTCAAGAAGTAATAGATGATGTTTCTGCGAAAGCAGCGAACATTAAAAAAATTGTTTTTTGTACCGGAAAAATTTATTATGATTTGTTGGAACATCAAGAAAAAGAAGGTGAAGATTCCATTGCATTGGTACGCATAGAACAAATTTATCCGTTACCTTTAACACAATTAAAAGCCATTTTAGCGAAATACAACAAAGCAAAAGAATGGTTGTGGGTGCAGGAAGAACCAGAGAATATGGGCGCATGGACATTCATCGCAATGAATTTCCGCGAAGTGCCATTGAAAGTAATTTCACGTGCTGCAAGTGCAAGTCCGGCAACGGGTTATCACGGAATGCACGAACAACAGCAAGAACAAATTATAGAAAAGGTGTTTGAAAAAGTATTGGTTAAATAA
- a CDS encoding HNH endonuclease signature motif containing protein produces MGTFILCVIVILVIGYFINKKIEDGKQNKIRKVIFENIDDFYTEYYSQLTTNLQQKYPFIGFTFLSYEQYKADNFFTLIDYKQSKLKIIHTLAEPLVSYCIDTYLNHYRDFTIPQIEKNDSDFWGNEEKYRTTEKGRNPTDWSLRRELVYNRDNGQCQRCGKNEKINTCHIHHIIRRANDGNHALENLVVLCRSCHTLMDGHSKMQSFRDYYISKSKIIHIIKCQHSFTSQKKTASYGMLRNKGFTGCKICKPWIYHENAKSEWKYEIEFHIHKTLKAYLLQ; encoded by the coding sequence GTGGGAACATTTATACTTTGCGTAATAGTAATTTTGGTAATTGGTTATTTCATCAACAAAAAGATTGAAGATGGAAAACAAAATAAAATTAGAAAAGTAATATTTGAAAATATTGATGATTTTTATACAGAATACTATTCTCAATTAACCACAAACTTGCAGCAAAAATATCCATTTATTGGCTTCACCTTTTTGTCCTATGAGCAATATAAAGCGGACAATTTTTTCACTCTTATTGATTACAAACAAAGTAAACTGAAAATAATTCATACTCTTGCAGAACCTTTAGTCTCATATTGCATAGACACGTATTTAAATCACTATCGAGATTTCACTATACCGCAAATTGAAAAAAACGATAGCGACTTTTGGGGAAATGAGGAGAAATATAGAACTACTGAAAAAGGACGAAATCCAACGGATTGGAGTTTAAGAAGAGAATTAGTTTACAATAGAGATAATGGTCAATGTCAGCGATGTGGGAAAAATGAAAAAATAAATACTTGCCATATACATCATATAATAAGAAGAGCGAATGATGGTAATCACGCATTAGAAAACCTTGTTGTTCTTTGTAGAAGTTGTCACACTTTGATGGACGGGCATTCAAAAATGCAATCCTTTCGGGATTATTACATCTCGAAAAGTAAAATAATTCATATAATAAAATGCCAACACTCATTTACTAGTCAAAAAAAGACAGCAAGTTATGGAATGCTAAGAAATAAAGGATTTACTGGTTGTAAAATTTGCAAACCGTGGATTTATCACGAAAATGCAAAATCTGAATGGAAGTATGAAATTGAATTTCACATACATAAAACTTTGAAGGCTTATCTCCTCCAATAA
- a CDS encoding DUF4238 domain-containing protein, which produces MSNQETKKQHWVPKTYLEKFSIERKKDEFLIYATDKMDLKNPFSTNARDICAENYLYTLQGETEEQRQLIENIYGKSFDDNYNRFYSILTNPKINQILPSASKLIISTAVTLLFRNPKLRNSNNNLFREIFEEGFRFAEKNNRECFYLSEKKIIVRGKEINESYKSYINESKDLLNIQQLDLALKLINLRINDQIHIVKLEEQEHTLITSDHPVILYNGSNNIIAPFDIKNEIKIPIDNKHNLYIYPHSSFTRTNYITRTFHKGVVSKREMINSNQEQYNSSNKFLLGYKEDIEKYICFYKNPKNLFAKSEQKELNEIDNKFRNH; this is translated from the coding sequence ATGAGTAATCAAGAGACAAAAAAACAGCACTGGGTACCGAAAACCTATTTAGAAAAATTTAGCATTGAGAGAAAAAAGGATGAATTTCTAATTTATGCTACAGACAAAATGGACTTAAAAAATCCATTTAGTACTAATGCAAGGGATATATGTGCAGAAAATTATTTATATACATTACAAGGAGAAACTGAAGAACAAAGACAGCTAATTGAAAATATATATGGAAAATCATTTGATGATAATTACAATAGATTTTATTCAATACTCACCAATCCAAAAATCAACCAAATTCTTCCTTCAGCAAGCAAATTAATAATATCAACGGCTGTTACATTATTATTTCGCAATCCTAAGCTAAGAAATAGTAACAATAATTTATTCCGTGAAATTTTTGAGGAAGGATTTAGGTTTGCTGAGAAAAATAATAGGGAGTGTTTTTATTTATCAGAAAAAAAAATAATAGTTAGAGGGAAAGAAATTAACGAGTCGTATAAATCATATATTAATGAATCAAAGGATTTGTTGAATATTCAACAATTGGACTTAGCATTAAAACTCATTAACCTCCGCATTAATGATCAAATACATATCGTTAAATTGGAAGAGCAAGAACATACACTAATTACATCTGATCACCCAGTGATATTATACAACGGCAGTAACAACATAATAGCACCTTTTGACATAAAGAATGAAATAAAAATACCTATTGACAATAAACATAATTTATATATTTACCCTCATAGTTCATTCACAAGAACGAATTATATAACAAGAACCTTTCATAAAGGAGTTGTTTCTAAACGTGAAATGATTAACTCTAATCAAGAACAATATAATTCTTCAAACAAATTTTTACTTGGATATAAAGAAGATATTGAAAAATACATTTGCTTTTATAAAAACCCAAAGAATTTATTTGCAAAATCCGAGCAAAAAGAACTTAACGAAATTGACAATAAGTTCCGTAACCACTAA
- the lpdA gene encoding dihydrolipoyl dehydrogenase, whose protein sequence is MEKFDVTIIGSGPGGYVAAIRCAQLGMKTAIIERYNTLGGTCLNVGCIPSKALLDSSEHYFNATHKFTEHGIDIKNISINLAQMIKRKADVVKQTCDGVAFLMKKNKITVYNGFGSFVNKTTVEITKADGTKSQIESAKIIIATGSKPVSLPGITIDKKRIITSTEALNLTEIPKQLIIIGGGVIGLELGSVYARLGAKVSVIEFTDGIISTMDKGLGKELQKVLKKEGFDFYFKHKVTGASVKGNDVTVTAENEKGEKVEFKGDFCLVAVGRKAYTGNLNLDKAGVKLDSRGKIETDDHLQTNVPNIYAIGDVIKGAMLAHKAEDEGVFVAEIMAGQKPHIDYNLIPGVVYTWPEVASVGQTEEQLKTQNKKYKIGNFPFKASGRARASMDAEFGFVKILADEATDEILGVHIIGPRAADIIAEAVVAMEYRASAEDIARICHAHPTFTEAVKEAAMDATGKRAIHI, encoded by the coding sequence ATGGAAAAATTTGATGTTACAATTATTGGCTCTGGTCCTGGTGGATATGTAGCAGCCATTCGTTGCGCACAATTGGGAATGAAAACTGCCATTATTGAACGTTACAATACGCTGGGCGGGACGTGTTTAAATGTGGGTTGCATTCCTTCCAAAGCCTTGTTGGATTCGTCGGAACATTATTTTAATGCCACACATAAATTCACAGAACATGGCATTGATATAAAAAATATCAGTATCAATTTAGCGCAAATGATAAAGCGCAAAGCCGATGTGGTGAAGCAAACCTGCGATGGTGTTGCGTTTTTGATGAAGAAAAATAAAATCACTGTTTACAATGGATTCGGAAGTTTTGTGAATAAAACTACGGTTGAAATTACAAAAGCGGACGGAACCAAATCACAAATAGAAAGTGCAAAAATAATTATCGCGACAGGCTCCAAACCTGTTTCCTTACCTGGAATTACGATTGATAAAAAACGAATTATTACTTCTACCGAAGCTTTAAATTTAACAGAAATTCCGAAGCAACTCATTATTATCGGCGGCGGCGTAATTGGTTTAGAATTAGGATCTGTGTATGCGCGTTTGGGTGCAAAGGTTTCCGTTATCGAATTTACAGATGGCATTATAAGTACGATGGATAAAGGACTTGGCAAAGAACTTCAAAAAGTATTGAAAAAGGAAGGCTTCGATTTTTACTTTAAACACAAGGTAACCGGCGCTTCTGTAAAAGGAAATGACGTTACCGTTACGGCAGAAAATGAGAAAGGCGAAAAGGTAGAATTCAAAGGCGATTTTTGTTTGGTGGCTGTTGGCAGAAAGGCGTACACGGGAAATCTGAATTTAGATAAAGCGGGTGTAAAATTAGATAGTAGAGGAAAAATTGAAACGGACGATCATTTGCAAACCAATGTACCGAATATTTATGCGATTGGTGATGTGATAAAAGGCGCAATGTTAGCGCACAAAGCAGAAGACGAAGGTGTTTTTGTAGCAGAAATAATGGCAGGACAAAAACCGCACATTGATTATAATTTAATTCCGGGAGTGGTTTATACTTGGCCAGAAGTGGCAAGTGTTGGACAAACCGAAGAGCAATTAAAAACGCAAAATAAAAAATATAAAATTGGTAATTTTCCTTTTAAAGCAAGCGGAAGAGCACGTGCTTCGATGGATGCCGAATTTGGATTCGTTAAAATTTTAGCAGACGAAGCAACGGATGAAATTTTGGGCGTGCATATTATTGGTCCGCGCGCAGCCGACATCATTGCGGAAGCCGTTGTAGCAATGGAATATCGCGCCAGCGCAGAAGACATTGCGCGTATTTGTCATGCGCATCCTACCTTTACGGAAGCTGTTAAAGAAGCGGCAATGGACGCAACAGGCAAAAGAGCGATTCATATTTAA
- a CDS encoding GNAT family N-acetyltransferase, with amino-acid sequence MQIIEPKTVADFEAYYRLRWEVLRAPWGKPVGSEKDEQENESIHALLLDENKNALAVCRLQLNTPEIAQLRFMGVRESGQKTGAGKKIISHLEKIAREKGAEKIILHARENAVGFYQKQGYSITEKSYLMWGEIQHYLMEKKLV; translated from the coding sequence ATGCAAATTATAGAGCCAAAAACAGTAGCCGATTTCGAAGCGTATTATCGTTTACGTTGGGAAGTTTTGCGCGCGCCTTGGGGAAAACCTGTTGGCAGCGAAAAAGACGAACAGGAAAATGAATCTATTCATGCTTTGTTATTGGATGAAAATAAAAACGCTTTGGCTGTTTGTCGTTTGCAATTAAACACTCCTGAAATTGCACAATTGAGATTTATGGGCGTTCGTGAAAGCGGACAGAAAACAGGCGCTGGAAAAAAAATAATTTCTCACCTCGAAAAAATAGCGCGCGAAAAAGGAGCTGAAAAAATAATTTTGCACGCCCGCGAAAATGCTGTCGGCTTTTACCAAAAACAAGGTTATTCCATTACAGAAAAATCCTATTTAATGTGGGGAGAAATTCAACATTATTTAATGGAGAAAAAATTGGTTTGA
- the bioA gene encoding adenosylmethionine--8-amino-7-oxononanoate transaminase, whose amino-acid sequence MTLSERDKAVVWHPYTQMKTADLPIAIVRGEGTYLFDDTEKKYIDAVSSWWVNVHGHAHPHIAKTIFAQLQTLEHVIFAGFTHAPAVELSERLLKKLPNNQQKIFFSDNGSTAVEVALKMAFQYWSNQNLPRKKIIAFKDAYHGDTFGAMSVSARSAFTHPFFPFLFDVLFIDIPSEGSENKALEQLKKAVEENKNDVAAFIFEPLLQGTAGMKMYQPSALDDLLTYCKQKKIITIADEVMTGFGRTGKFFATHYCTQKPDIYCLSKGLTGGTMAMGITSCAQFIYDAFLSDDKLKTFFHGHSYTANPVTCAAALASMDIFDDPKTFENIHRIEKLQKQFIEKIKNNPKIKNARCIGTVAAIDLYNDTNTSYFNEIRDKAYHYFLDKGVLLRPLGNIIYIMPPYCISDEDLRYVQDCIEKFIAEEMI is encoded by the coding sequence ATGACACTTTCCGAAAGAGATAAAGCTGTAGTTTGGCATCCCTACACGCAAATGAAAACAGCAGATTTACCCATCGCCATTGTGCGCGGAGAAGGCACTTACCTTTTTGATGATACCGAGAAAAAATACATTGATGCCGTTTCTTCGTGGTGGGTAAATGTACATGGACACGCACATCCGCACATCGCAAAAACAATTTTCGCACAACTCCAAACACTCGAACACGTAATATTTGCAGGCTTTACACATGCTCCTGCGGTAGAACTTTCGGAACGGCTTTTAAAAAAGCTTCCGAACAATCAGCAAAAAATATTTTTTTCAGACAACGGTTCTACTGCCGTAGAAGTGGCGTTGAAAATGGCTTTTCAATATTGGAGCAATCAAAATTTACCTCGAAAAAAAATCATTGCATTCAAAGATGCCTATCACGGCGATACGTTTGGAGCAATGTCGGTAAGTGCTCGCAGCGCGTTTACACATCCGTTTTTTCCTTTTTTGTTTGATGTCCTTTTTATTGATATTCCTTCCGAAGGTTCTGAAAATAAAGCCTTGGAGCAATTAAAAAAAGCAGTTGAAGAAAATAAAAATGATGTAGCCGCTTTTATTTTTGAGCCGTTGTTGCAAGGTACAGCTGGAATGAAAATGTATCAACCTTCGGCTTTGGATGACTTGCTTACGTATTGTAAACAAAAAAAAATTATTACGATTGCCGATGAAGTAATGACGGGTTTCGGACGAACCGGAAAATTTTTTGCAACTCATTATTGCACGCAAAAACCTGATATTTATTGCCTTTCTAAAGGATTGACAGGCGGAACAATGGCGATGGGAATTACTTCTTGTGCGCAATTTATTTACGATGCTTTTTTGTCGGATGATAAATTAAAAACTTTTTTTCACGGACATTCTTATACCGCAAACCCTGTTACTTGTGCAGCTGCATTGGCGAGTATGGATATTTTTGACGATCCCAAAACCTTTGAAAATATTCATCGTATCGAGAAATTACAAAAACAATTTATCGAGAAAATAAAAAACAATCCGAAAATTAAAAATGCACGTTGCATTGGAACTGTTGCTGCAATTGATTTATACAACGACACGAATACATCCTATTTTAATGAAATTCGCGACAAAGCATACCATTATTTTTTAGACAAAGGTGTTTTATTGCGTCCGCTCGGAAACATTATTTACATTATGCCGCCGTATTGTATTTCGGATGAAGATTTGCGCTACGTGCAAGATTGCATTGAAAAATTTATTGCTGAAGAAATGATTTAA
- the bioD gene encoding dethiobiotin synthase — MKTIFVAGIGTDVGKTVVAAVLTEALKADYWKPVQTGSFFGTDTENVKKWVTNEKTFFHPEAYCLEQYMSPHAAAEWEKISIKLENIQIPKTSNHLVIEGAGGIMVPLNNKEFVIDIAKKANAEVILVIQNYLGSINHSLLSIDVLKQRGHKIMGFILNGPRNASSEKVILAYSGLKCLGSIGKEKEIKKEIVSKYALDFENILNEK; from the coding sequence ATGAAAACTATTTTTGTTGCCGGTATCGGAACAGATGTCGGAAAAACAGTGGTAGCAGCTGTTTTAACAGAAGCTTTAAAGGCTGATTATTGGAAACCTGTTCAAACAGGCAGCTTTTTCGGAACAGATACTGAAAATGTAAAAAAATGGGTGACGAATGAAAAAACTTTTTTTCATCCCGAAGCCTATTGTTTGGAGCAATATATGTCGCCACATGCTGCGGCAGAATGGGAAAAAATTTCCATCAAATTGGAAAATATACAAATTCCAAAAACCTCCAATCATCTTGTTATTGAAGGCGCAGGCGGAATTATGGTTCCGCTTAACAACAAGGAATTTGTAATTGACATTGCTAAAAAAGCAAATGCCGAAGTAATATTGGTAATTCAAAATTATCTGGGAAGCATCAACCATTCCTTACTTTCGATTGATGTGTTAAAACAGCGCGGACATAAAATCATGGGATTTATTTTAAACGGTCCGCGAAATGCGTCTTCCGAAAAAGTAATTTTAGCTTACAGTGGCTTGAAATGTCTTGGCTCTATTGGAAAAGAAAAAGAAATAAAAAAAGAAATCGTTTCCAAATACGCTTTGGATTTTGAAAATATCTTGAATGAAAAATAA
- a CDS encoding 8-amino-7-oxononanoate synthase → MHDSKKKLDTEHFLSDALLVRQQNDSLRALSVKKNLIDFCSNDYLGFARSEKLQDKIKAAEKNIFSNGSTGSRLLSGNSEMAEILEKKIADYHQAEAGLIFNSGYDANIGLFSSLPKESTIIYDELIHASVHDGIRLSKTTALRFMHNDLFHLEARLKTAEGIIFVAVESIYSMDGDAAPLKEISALCEKYEAYLIVDEAHATGIFGKKGEGKVTELQLEKKVFARVHTFGKALGCHGAIVLGSNALRNYLINFARSFIYTTALPYHALISINCAYDFLAESNTEKEQLKKIIFQYCSEIKTLEGFEKTTNDAPIQCITVPGNQSVKKLASALQNKGFDVRPILSPTVPKNKERLRICLHSFTTESEISTFIKTLKEQSEKP, encoded by the coding sequence ATGCACGATTCTAAAAAGAAACTTGACACAGAACATTTTTTGTCAGATGCTCTTTTAGTCCGCCAACAAAACGATTCGCTTCGTGCGCTTTCTGTCAAAAAGAATTTAATTGATTTTTGTTCCAATGATTACTTGGGTTTTGCGCGTTCCGAGAAATTACAAGACAAAATAAAAGCTGCTGAAAAAAATATTTTTTCAAACGGATCTACTGGCTCTCGATTACTTTCGGGCAATTCGGAGATGGCAGAAATCTTAGAAAAAAAAATTGCGGATTACCATCAGGCGGAAGCCGGATTGATTTTTAATTCGGGATACGATGCCAACATCGGTTTGTTTTCATCGCTGCCAAAAGAGAGCACGATTATTTACGACGAGCTGATTCACGCTTCTGTACACGATGGCATACGACTTTCTAAAACAACTGCTTTGCGCTTTATGCACAATGATTTATTTCATTTAGAAGCACGTTTAAAAACAGCCGAAGGAATTATTTTTGTTGCCGTTGAATCCATTTATTCGATGGATGGAGATGCTGCTCCATTAAAAGAAATTTCTGCCTTATGCGAAAAATACGAAGCGTATTTAATCGTGGATGAAGCTCATGCAACAGGCATTTTCGGTAAAAAAGGTGAAGGAAAAGTAACAGAACTACAACTCGAAAAAAAAGTTTTTGCACGCGTTCATACCTTCGGAAAAGCTTTAGGATGCCACGGAGCCATTGTTTTAGGAAGTAATGCACTCCGAAATTATTTAATTAATTTTGCACGAAGTTTTATTTATACCACCGCATTGCCTTATCACGCCTTAATTTCCATAAATTGTGCGTACGATTTTTTAGCTGAATCCAACACCGAAAAAGAGCAGCTCAAAAAAATAATTTTTCAGTATTGTTCTGAAATAAAAACTTTGGAAGGATTTGAGAAAACAACGAATGATGCGCCGATTCAGTGCATTACCGTTCCCGGAAATCAATCTGTAAAAAAATTAGCAAGCGCTTTACAAAATAAAGGTTTTGATGTTCGCCCAATTTTAAGTCCGACCGTTCCGAAAAACAAAGAAAGACTCCGAATCTGTTTGCATTCTTTCACAACCGAAAGTGAAATTTCTACTTTTATAAAAACGCTGAAAGAACAATCCGAAAAACCGTAA
- the bioB gene encoding biotin synthase BioB yields the protein MNEIKSSWSSNEILEVYNTPLMELIYRAASVHRQYNNAEEVQISSLISIKTGGCPEDCSYCPQAARYHTDVKVHKLLSVSEVTAAADKAKAGGASRLCMGAAWREVRDNKDFDNVIEMVKAVNAKGMEVCCTLGMLTENQAKRLADAGLYAYNHNLDTSEENYEKIITTRTYEDRLNTIQNVRKANLTVCSGGIIGLGESVEDRIGMLLTLSRLQPQPESVPINALVPVEGTPLGSQPLVPIWDMVRMIATTRIVMPKTVVRLSAGRTQMSLEGQALCFMAGASSIFAGDKLLTTPNPDYNTDMEMFSILGLKPRAADKSRQKQVAEN from the coding sequence ATGAATGAAATAAAAAGCAGTTGGAGCAGCAATGAAATTTTGGAGGTTTACAATACTCCGCTTATGGAGCTTATCTATCGCGCAGCAAGTGTTCATCGCCAGTACAACAATGCGGAAGAAGTTCAAATCAGTTCACTAATTTCTATTAAAACAGGCGGTTGCCCAGAAGATTGTAGTTATTGTCCGCAAGCAGCACGCTATCATACCGATGTGAAAGTACATAAATTATTATCCGTTTCGGAAGTTACAGCAGCAGCAGATAAAGCAAAAGCAGGAGGAGCATCTCGTTTGTGCATGGGTGCTGCTTGGCGCGAAGTACGCGATAATAAAGACTTTGACAATGTCATCGAAATGGTAAAAGCCGTGAATGCTAAAGGCATGGAAGTATGCTGTACCTTAGGGATGCTTACTGAAAACCAAGCGAAACGCCTTGCAGATGCAGGCTTGTACGCATACAATCACAACTTAGATACTTCCGAAGAAAATTACGAAAAAATAATTACCACACGCACTTACGAAGATCGTTTGAATACCATTCAGAATGTTCGGAAAGCGAATTTGACCGTTTGTTCTGGAGGTATCATCGGCTTGGGCGAGAGCGTAGAAGATCGCATTGGAATGTTACTCACACTTTCCAGATTACAGCCACAACCAGAATCTGTTCCTATCAATGCGCTTGTTCCTGTAGAAGGCACTCCGCTGGGAAGTCAGCCTTTAGTCCCAATTTGGGACATGGTTCGGATGATTGCTACCACGCGAATTGTGATGCCAAAAACAGTAGTGCGCTTATCCGCAGGTCGTACGCAAATGTCCCTCGAAGGACAAGCCTTGTGTTTTATGGCAGGTGCAAGTTCTATTTTTGCTGGAGATAAATTATTGACCACACCCAATCCAGATTACAATACCGATATGGAAATGTTTTCGATACTCGGTTTAAAACCCCGTGCGGCAGATAAAAGCAGGCAAAAACAAGTAGCAGAAAATTAA